A genomic stretch from Erigeron canadensis isolate Cc75 chromosome 9, C_canadensis_v1, whole genome shotgun sequence includes:
- the LOC122581260 gene encoding protein PALE CRESS, chloroplastic isoform X1, whose product MQAQVFAGVSFLPPTISITTLPTSLNLCLPNKFSFVCKSKKLEDEVLAGLPKEFHDEEWQARQREKTKELERLRKEEDEEEERIVEEYREIGMLLKNYPQEDVFKAKKLVSSFIKSAEEVEEKIEEAAEKGELNELVLMVIWTRLDLARRDEEKDAVRSLDLLYRRVETEILKRQASPAMRLLNDLLIMHDGFDDDGWLKACKKRMVETFPREDPFSLLVPSGFDLDKHHGPLARPAMEADDLLLRIDFIREVDTLLKEVRPAETEGSKIEALDPQSVANRLKEQEKKKVIRQVEALLDLAIKLSW is encoded by the exons atgcagGCACAAGTCTTTGCTGGTGTCTCCTTTCTCCCTCCCACCATTTCCATTACCACACTTCCAACTTCTTTAAATCTTTGTCTTCCCAACAAATTCTCAT ttGTGTGTAAAAGCAAGAAGCTAGAAGATGAAGTCTTAGCTGGTCTTCCCAAAGAATTTCATGATGAG GAATGGCAAGCCCGTCAACGTGAAAAGACAAAAGAGCTGGAGCGGTTACGTAAAGAAgaagacgaagaagaagaaaggataGTTGAAGAGTATCGGGAGATTGGCATGTTGTTGAAGAATTATCCTCAAGAAGATGTTTTTAAGGCGAAAAAACTGGTGTCCAGTTTTATAAAATCTGCTGAAGAAGTCGAAGAG AAAATTGAGGAAGCTGCGGAGAAAGGGGAACTGAATGAACTTGTTCTTATGGTCATCTGGACTCGTCTTGATCTTGCTCGCCGTGAT GAAGAAAAAGATGCAGTAAGAAGTCTAGATCTGTTATACAGGCGTGTCGAG ACTGAGATCTTGAAGAGGCAAGCTAGTCCAGCCATGAGACTTCTCAATGATCTTTTAATCATGCATGATGGATTTGATGACGATGGTTGGCTCAAGGCATGTAAAAAACGCATGGTCGAAACTTTCCCACGAGAAGATCCATTCAGTCTCTTGGTCCCCTCAGGGTTTGATCTTGATAAG CACCATGGCCCTCTAGCAAGACCGGCAATGGAAGCAGATGATCTTCTTTTAAGAATTGATTTTATAAGAGAAGTCGACACGTTACTAAAAGAAGTTCGGCCAGCAGAAACCGAGGGATCAAAGATTGAAGCTCTTGATCCTCAATCCGTTGCAAATAGGTTGAAAGAACAAGAGAAGAAGAAGGTGATTCGCCAAGTTGAAGCTCTTTTGGACCTTGCCATAAAATTGAGTTGGTAG
- the LOC122581260 gene encoding protein PALE CRESS, chloroplastic isoform X2: protein MQAQVFAGVSFLPPTISITTLPTSLNLCLPNKFSFVCKSKKLEDEVLAGLPKEFHDEEWQARQREKTKELERLRKEEDEEEERIVEEYREIGMLLKNYPQEDVFKAKKLVSSFIKSAEEVEEKIEEAAEKGELNELVLMVIWTRLDLARRDEEKDAVRSLDLLYRRVETEILKRQASPAMRLLNDLLIMHDGFDDDGWLKACKKRMVETFPREDPFSLLVPSGFDLDKHHGPLARPAMEADDLLLRIDFIREVDTLLKEVRPAETEGSKIEALDPQSVANRLKEQEKKKVPLPLREK from the exons atgcagGCACAAGTCTTTGCTGGTGTCTCCTTTCTCCCTCCCACCATTTCCATTACCACACTTCCAACTTCTTTAAATCTTTGTCTTCCCAACAAATTCTCAT ttGTGTGTAAAAGCAAGAAGCTAGAAGATGAAGTCTTAGCTGGTCTTCCCAAAGAATTTCATGATGAG GAATGGCAAGCCCGTCAACGTGAAAAGACAAAAGAGCTGGAGCGGTTACGTAAAGAAgaagacgaagaagaagaaaggataGTTGAAGAGTATCGGGAGATTGGCATGTTGTTGAAGAATTATCCTCAAGAAGATGTTTTTAAGGCGAAAAAACTGGTGTCCAGTTTTATAAAATCTGCTGAAGAAGTCGAAGAG AAAATTGAGGAAGCTGCGGAGAAAGGGGAACTGAATGAACTTGTTCTTATGGTCATCTGGACTCGTCTTGATCTTGCTCGCCGTGAT GAAGAAAAAGATGCAGTAAGAAGTCTAGATCTGTTATACAGGCGTGTCGAG ACTGAGATCTTGAAGAGGCAAGCTAGTCCAGCCATGAGACTTCTCAATGATCTTTTAATCATGCATGATGGATTTGATGACGATGGTTGGCTCAAGGCATGTAAAAAACGCATGGTCGAAACTTTCCCACGAGAAGATCCATTCAGTCTCTTGGTCCCCTCAGGGTTTGATCTTGATAAG CACCATGGCCCTCTAGCAAGACCGGCAATGGAAGCAGATGATCTTCTTTTAAGAATTGATTTTATAAGAGAAGTCGACACGTTACTAAAAGAAGTTCGGCCAGCAGAAACCGAGGGATCAAAGATTGAAGCTCTTGATCCTCAATCCGTTGCAAATAGGTTGAAAGAACAAGAGAAGAAGAAG GTACCGCTCCCCCTCAGGGAAAAGTGA